The following proteins are co-located in the Podarcis raffonei isolate rPodRaf1 chromosome 5, rPodRaf1.pri, whole genome shotgun sequence genome:
- the TACC3 gene encoding transforming acidic coiled-coil-containing protein 3 isoform X2: protein MSLHTLSGDNGSNDIAAESCAILFASPEVVGRPSILRPSQKENVPPKGMVKPMKVTFHTPMRDSQTHRILSPDKRKIPETPVIGGDCTDIPEDFVLSASSAVKESDEQIIAEDQAVAEAETPAEQSVDLMGNLSLNGELPGDGFLLQPSCERPATVMHENNQVADTENEEFRSPSEVLGLNIEVDYLEQFGRASFKESVLRKQSLYLKFDPLLSESPKKSAPGANERAVRNGPSRETAVNEIKTSKPEEKTLGLDLLGASTNLARGSPDIPTTKDISFLPSALPTEAIVEVLKYTQQDMDTAIERVKLEKDAVIRKLTSEVQEKEMEALEWERKHHKIYLENKEMGTIVAEFEVTVAQVMENSQKEKELAQKELQKVLDEKRQISSDLNSVEKSLSELFKRFEKQKEAIEGYQKNEEALKKCVEDYNTRLKKEEQKYQALKAHAEEKLCRANEEIAQVRSKAKAEEAALQASLRKEQMRAHSLENSLEQKTKENNELTKICEDLISRMVQK, encoded by the exons ATGAGTCTGCATACCTTAAGTGGAGATAACGGTAGCAACGACATAGCTGCTGAAAGCTGTGCCATACTTTTCGCATCTCCAGAAGTTGTAGGCAGACCTTCTATTCTTCGCCCATCACAGAAAGAAAATGTGCCACCAAAGGGGATGGTGAAGCCTATGAAG GTAACTTTTCATACTCCTATGCGGGATTCTCAGACTCACAGAATCCTAAGTCCAGATAAAAGGAAGATTCCTGAAACACCTGTTATAGGAGGTGACTGCACAGATATCCCAGAGGATTTTGTCTTGTCTGCGTCCAGTGCTGT GAAAGAGAGTGATGAGCAAATTATAGCTGAAGATCAAGCTGTGGCTGAAGCAGAAACTCCAGCTGAACAGTCAGTGGATTTGATG GGTAACTTGTCTTTAAATGGAGAGTTGCCTGGAGATGGCTTTTTGCTCCAGCCTTCTTGTGAAAGGCCAGCAACAGTAATGCATGAAAACAACCAGGTTGCAGATACAGAAAACGAAGAGTTCCGATCACCCTCAGAAG TTCTAGGACTCAATATTGAAGTGGACTATCTGGAACAATTTGGAAGGGCCTCA TTTAAAGAATCTGTCTTGAGGAAGCAATCTCTGTACTTGAAATTTGATCCACTGCTCAGTGAAAGCCCTAAGAAAAGTGCTCCTGGTGCTAATGAACGTGCAGTTCGAAATGG ACCATCTAGAGAAACGGCAGtcaatgaaataaaaacatctaAACCTGAAGAAAAGACATTGGGACTAGACCTTCTAGGAGCTTCAACAAATCTG gccagaggttctccaGATATTCCAACCACTAAGGATATTTCATTTTTGCCTTCTGCGCTGCCTACTGAAGCTATTGTGGAAGTGTTGAAATACACTCAGCAAGACATGGACACAGCTATCGAAAGGGTTAAACTTGAGAAGGACGCAGTTATCAGAAAGCTTACTTCCGAG GTACAAGAAAAGGAGATGGAAGCTTTGGAATGGGAAAGGAAGCATCACAAGATCTATttggaaaataaagaaatggg AACAATTGTTGCGGAGTTTGAAGTTACCGTAGCACAAGTGATGG AGAATTCCCAGAAAGAAAAGGAGCTTGCCCAGAAAGAACTGCAGAAAGTACTGGATGAAAAACGGCAGATTAGCTCTGATCTGAATTCTGTGGAAAAATCATTGTCTGAGCTCTTCAAACGATTTGAAAAGCAGAAGGAGGCAATAGAAGGATATCAGAAA aatGAAGAGGCTTTGAAAAAATGTGTTGAGGATTACAATACAAGACTTAAGAAGGAAGAACAGAAATATCAAGCATTGAAGGCCCACGCAGAAGAAAAGCTATGCCG GGCAAATGAAGAGATTGCCCAAGTACGAAGCAAAGCCAAAGCCGAAGAGGCAGCGCTCCAAGCCAGTTTGCGCAAAGAACAGATGAGAGCCCATTCGCTAGAGAACAGCCTTGAGCAAAAG ACAAAGGAAAACAACGAACTCACAAAAATCTGTGAAGACTTGATTTCTAGGATGGTGCAAAAATGA
- the TACC3 gene encoding transforming acidic coiled-coil-containing protein 3 isoform X1 has protein sequence MSLHTLSGDNGSNDIAAESCAILFASPEVVGRPSILRPSQKENVPPKGMVKPMKVTFHTPMRDSQTHRILSPDKRKIPETPVIGGDCTDIPEDFVLSASSAVSQQTVTLDADIASEKIEVEGKVNPDSSDDVMSAKSKGANIPDLPTDDFVKISSLAVFAAAEKQDDGSLDAVCLPQTATENNPSDEETGCKTPSANNDVTKQFLSSDLATVSNGVCKTEPLSTSHIQNSPSQHVQGSCSSENVSCGEIKPFQTEESEWQNSTAVNSILLECEGEVHVTKPEFIKLEPDMLEKATNKVSPRKPGKGAEMKVPSGKPASTHKVLEEAEERTNTATKSSVHEASYSLDCNKFDDPDFNPLGGVSKMQNSLECPMPRTKTTDTQEDSILSKAGFLRAQLHNQPDDFGAAELLSEKLKESDEQIIAEDQAVAEAETPAEQSVDLMGNLSLNGELPGDGFLLQPSCERPATVMHENNQVADTENEEFRSPSEVLGLNIEVDYLEQFGRASFKESVLRKQSLYLKFDPLLSESPKKSAPGANERAVRNGPSRETAVNEIKTSKPEEKTLGLDLLGASTNLARGSPDIPTTKDISFLPSALPTEAIVEVLKYTQQDMDTAIERVKLEKDAVIRKLTSEVQEKEMEALEWERKHHKIYLENKEMGTIVAEFEVTVAQVMENSQKEKELAQKELQKVLDEKRQISSDLNSVEKSLSELFKRFEKQKEAIEGYQKNEEALKKCVEDYNTRLKKEEQKYQALKAHAEEKLCRANEEIAQVRSKAKAEEAALQASLRKEQMRAHSLENSLEQKTKENNELTKICEDLISRMVQK, from the exons ATGAGTCTGCATACCTTAAGTGGAGATAACGGTAGCAACGACATAGCTGCTGAAAGCTGTGCCATACTTTTCGCATCTCCAGAAGTTGTAGGCAGACCTTCTATTCTTCGCCCATCACAGAAAGAAAATGTGCCACCAAAGGGGATGGTGAAGCCTATGAAG GTAACTTTTCATACTCCTATGCGGGATTCTCAGACTCACAGAATCCTAAGTCCAGATAAAAGGAAGATTCCTGAAACACCTGTTATAGGAGGTGACTGCACAGATATCCCAGAGGATTTTGTCTTGTCTGCGTCCAGTGCTGT GAGTCAACAAACAGTTACCCTAGATGCTGATATTGCAAGTGAGAAGATAGAGGTGGAAGGAAAGGTAAATCCTGATTCTTCAGATGATGTAATGTCAGCAAAAAGCAAAGGAGCAAATATCCCTGACTTGCCTACTGACGACTTTGTGAAAATATCGTCTTTGGCAGTGTTTGCTGCAGCTGAGAAACAAGATGACGGTTCTCTTGATGCAGTTTGCCTGCCTCAGACTGCTACAGAGAACAATCCATCTGATGAGGAAACAGGTTGCAAAACCCCATCGGCAAACAATGATGTGACAAAGCAATTTCTAAGCTCTGATTTGGCAACAGTTTCTAACGGAGTCTGCAAAACTGAGCCGTTGTCCACATCCCACATACAAAATTCTCCCTCACAACACGTGCAAGGATCCTGTAGCTCTGAGAATGTCAGTTGCGGTGAAATAAAACCTTTTCAGACTGAGGAATCAGAGTGGCAAAATTCCACAGCAGTGAACAGCATCTTGCTGGAGTGTGAGGGGGAGGTTCACGTAACAAAACCTGAGTTCATAAAACTGGAACCAGATATGCTTGAAAAGGCAACTAATAAGGTATCTCCAAGGAAACCGGGCAAGGGTGCTGAAATGAAGGTTCCTTCTGGGAAACCAGCTTCAACTCACAAAGTGCTGGAGGAAGCTGAAGAGAGAACCAACACTGCAACAAAGAGTTCTGTCCACGAAGCATCTTATAGCCTGGACTGCAATAAATTTGATGATCCTGACTTCAATCCATTAGGAGGTGTTTCAAAAATGCAAAATTCCCTTGAGTGTCCTATGCCCAGAACTAAAACAACAGATACCCAGGAGGATAGTATTTTGTCCAAAGCAGGCTTTCTTCGAGCACAGTTGCACAACCAACCAGATGACTTTGGAGCTGCAGAACTATTAAGTGAGAAATT GAAAGAGAGTGATGAGCAAATTATAGCTGAAGATCAAGCTGTGGCTGAAGCAGAAACTCCAGCTGAACAGTCAGTGGATTTGATG GGTAACTTGTCTTTAAATGGAGAGTTGCCTGGAGATGGCTTTTTGCTCCAGCCTTCTTGTGAAAGGCCAGCAACAGTAATGCATGAAAACAACCAGGTTGCAGATACAGAAAACGAAGAGTTCCGATCACCCTCAGAAG TTCTAGGACTCAATATTGAAGTGGACTATCTGGAACAATTTGGAAGGGCCTCA TTTAAAGAATCTGTCTTGAGGAAGCAATCTCTGTACTTGAAATTTGATCCACTGCTCAGTGAAAGCCCTAAGAAAAGTGCTCCTGGTGCTAATGAACGTGCAGTTCGAAATGG ACCATCTAGAGAAACGGCAGtcaatgaaataaaaacatctaAACCTGAAGAAAAGACATTGGGACTAGACCTTCTAGGAGCTTCAACAAATCTG gccagaggttctccaGATATTCCAACCACTAAGGATATTTCATTTTTGCCTTCTGCGCTGCCTACTGAAGCTATTGTGGAAGTGTTGAAATACACTCAGCAAGACATGGACACAGCTATCGAAAGGGTTAAACTTGAGAAGGACGCAGTTATCAGAAAGCTTACTTCCGAG GTACAAGAAAAGGAGATGGAAGCTTTGGAATGGGAAAGGAAGCATCACAAGATCTATttggaaaataaagaaatggg AACAATTGTTGCGGAGTTTGAAGTTACCGTAGCACAAGTGATGG AGAATTCCCAGAAAGAAAAGGAGCTTGCCCAGAAAGAACTGCAGAAAGTACTGGATGAAAAACGGCAGATTAGCTCTGATCTGAATTCTGTGGAAAAATCATTGTCTGAGCTCTTCAAACGATTTGAAAAGCAGAAGGAGGCAATAGAAGGATATCAGAAA aatGAAGAGGCTTTGAAAAAATGTGTTGAGGATTACAATACAAGACTTAAGAAGGAAGAACAGAAATATCAAGCATTGAAGGCCCACGCAGAAGAAAAGCTATGCCG GGCAAATGAAGAGATTGCCCAAGTACGAAGCAAAGCCAAAGCCGAAGAGGCAGCGCTCCAAGCCAGTTTGCGCAAAGAACAGATGAGAGCCCATTCGCTAGAGAACAGCCTTGAGCAAAAG ACAAAGGAAAACAACGAACTCACAAAAATCTGTGAAGACTTGATTTCTAGGATGGTGCAAAAATGA